From a region of the Rhinolophus sinicus isolate RSC01 linkage group LG04, ASM3656204v1, whole genome shotgun sequence genome:
- the DIRAS2 gene encoding GTP-binding protein Di-Ras2 translates to MPEQSNDYRVAVFGAGGVGKSSLVLRFVKGTFRESYIPTVEDTYRQVISCDKSICTLQITDTTGSHQFPAMQRLSISKGHAFILVYSITSRQSLEELKPIYEQICEIKGDVESIPIMLVGNKCDESPNREVESSEAEALARKWKCAFLETSAKLNHNVKELFQELLNLEKRRTVSLQIDGKKSKQQKRKEKLKGKCVVM, encoded by the coding sequence ATGCCAGAACAGAGCAATGACTACCGGGTGGCTGTGTTCGGGGCAGGTGGTGTTGGCAAGAGCTCCCTGGTCTTGAGGTTTGTGAAAGGCACGTTCCGGGAGAGCTACATCCCCACGGTAGAAGACACCTATCGGCAGGTGATCAGCTGTGACAAGAGCATCTGCACACTGCAGATCACAGACACCACGGGCAGCCACCAGTTCCCTGCCATGCAGCGGCTGTCCATCTCCAAGGGGCACGCCTTCATCCTGGTGTATTCCATCACCAGCCGGCAGTCTTTGGAGGAGCTCAAACCCATCTACGAACAAATCTGCGAGATCAAAGGGGACGTGGAGAGTATCCCCATCATGCTGGTGGGGAACAAGTGTGACGAGAGCCCGAACCGCGAGGTGGAGAGCAGTGAGGCGGAAGCCTTGGCCCGCAAGTGGAAGTGCGCCTTCCTGGAGACCTCGGCCAAGCTCAACCACAACGTGAAGGAGCTGTTTCAGGAGCTGCTCAACCTGGAGAAGCGCAGGACTGTGAGCCTACAGATTGACGGGAAAAAGAGCAAacagcagaaaaggaaagaaaagctcaAGGGCAAATGTGTGGTCATGTGA